The Rubricoccus marinus nucleotide sequence CATCATCCGGCGGTGGATAGTGCGGATACCGTCGTCGGTGTGCTCCTGGAACGGGATCTTGACTGCCTCGGTCCCCCACGTGAGGCCCATCCGCCCAACGGTCCTCTCGCTGTCGGTAAACGCGTAGATCGGCATGTCTGGCCGGTGGCTGGCGATCTCACGCGCGGTGCTCCCCGAGTGCGTGAGGCAGCACAGCGCGCGCGCCTCAATAGCGCCCGCGAGGTCCACGGCCTGCGACGAGATCGCGCGGGTGATCTGCGAGGCGTCTGCGGTATCGCTGTCCAGCGCCTGACGCCCGCCCAAGCGGCGGCGGTTGCTCTCCGCCTCGCGCACGATCTCGTCCATGATCTCGACGGCCCGTGCGGGGAACTTGCCGGCGGCCGTCTCGCCTGAAAGCATTACCGCGTCGGTCCCATCCAAAACAGCGTTTGCCACGTCGGTGGCCTCGGCGCGCGTCGGGCGGGGGTTCTCCATCATGCTCTCCAGCATCTGCGTGGCCGTGATGACCGGCTTCGACGCTTGCAGGCAGCCGCGGATGAGCTGCTTCTGCACGATGGGCACGCGCTGGATCGGGATCTCGACGCCCAGATCGCCTCTGGCGACCATGATGCCGTCCGCCGCGCGGAGAACCGAGTCGAAGTTCTCCACCGCCTCCGGCTTCTCCACCTTCGCGATGATGCCGACCGACTTGCCCTCCGAGCGGATGCGTTGCGCGAGGTTGTCGATGTCGCGGGCGGTCCGCACGAACGAGAGCGCGATAAACTCCACGTCCTGGGTGAGCCCGAACGCCAGATCCTCGATGTCCTTTGGCGTCATGCCCGGCCGCGCCGCCACGATCTGCGGCAGGTTGACGCCCTTCTTGGTCTTGAGCACGCCGCCGATCACGACCTCGGTGACCACGTCCTGACCGTCCACGTCGATGATCTTCAGCTCGATGTTGCCGTCATCGATAAGGATCCGGCCGCCCTGTACCACCTCTTCCGCGAGGGCGTCGTAGCTCACGTGCACGCGCTCCTCGGTCCCGATAGCCACAGGCTGCGCCGTGAGCCGGATCGTGTTGCCCGCGTGGATAAGCGCTCCGCCCTCCTCCATCGCGCCCAAGCGGATCTTCGGGCCCTGGAGGTCTTGCAGGATGGGCACCACGCGGCCCTGCTTTTTCGCCTCCTCCCGCACGATGCCGATCCGGCGCTCGTGGTCGGCGTGAGAGCCGTGGGAGAAGTTCATGCGGGCAACGTCCATGCCCGCCTTGATAAGCGCGGAGATGGCGTCGCGGCTGTCGGAGGCGGGTCCGAGGGTGCAGACGATTTTGGTGCGGCGGGTCCGCATGGGCACAGGGGGAGTCGGGAAGGACACAAAGCTACGCGCCCTCCCCGCCCGCCCGCGGCCCCTTCTCGGCCTCTGGCGCCCCACCCGGGCATCACTCCGCGTCTACAGCGCCTCTGGCGAGTCGCCGGTGCTCAGCCCGAGCGCGTTGGTGGTCCAGTCGTAGCAGAAGCGCGCCAGCTCGGCGCCGCTCTGGAGGCCCAGCTTCCGCTTGACGTTGGCGCGGTAGCTCTCGATGGTTTTAACCGATAGGCTCAGCTCTTCGGCGATCTCTCGCGTAGACAGCCCCTGCCCGATAAACCGCACGACCTCTGTCTCACGGTCCGAAAGGTCCTCGACAGCCTTGCGGCCCTCTCCCCCCTCGATGGTGCGCCGCACCATGTCGTCCGCCAGCGAAGGCGACACATACAGCTCGCCGCCTAGGATGCGGCGGATGGCGGGCACGATCGCACCGGGGTCGCCCTGCTTGGAGAGGTAGCCCTGCGCCCCAGCGCGGAGCACGCGCTCGGCGTAGTACGCCTCTTGGTGCATGGAGAGCACCAGGATCGGGATCTTCTCATCGCGCGCGCGGATGTGGCGGATGAGGTCCAGGCCAGAGCCTTTCTTGAGGCCGATGTCGACCGTGATAAAATCGAACGACTGCTTGTCGATGAGTTGGAGCGCGTCATCCGACGACTCCGCCTCCGCCGCGACGACGAGGTCGGGCTCGGCTTCGAACAGCTTTTCCAAACCGTGCCGCACGATGGCGTGATCATCGACGACGAGAATGCGCGTGGGGGTGCCTGTAGAGGCCATACAAGAACAGCAGCACAACGGCTGTACAGGGGAGAGGGGTCTGACGTCGTCCCCCCGCTCGGGTCTTGACGACACGCCGAATGTACACATAGGGCATTCCCTCTAGCCAGCGGCCACCTATCCCCTCGTAAACTGGCCGTTTCCTCTTCCGCTCGTGCTCTCTCGCCCTTCTCGGCTGCCCCTCCTCCTGCTGGGGATCCTCGCCGCCTCCGTCGCCAGCGCCCAGCCCATGATGGAGACTCCGGCCGTCGCGGACACGCTCCGCCCCGCCAGAGGACCGAGCACGTGGGGAACCGTCGCCGTGGCCTCTGGCGCCGTCGCGCTGGGCGTGCTGGAGACGGCACGGCGCACGCAGGACGACCGGCGCCTGACCGGCCCGTTCGACGTGGAGGTGGAGTGGGCGTATGCCGACGGCGCAGACAAGCTGGGGCACATGATCTCCTCTGGCGTGCAGGCTGAGGGGTACGCCGCCGCTTACCGCCTTGCGGGCCATTCCAGAAAGAGCTCCGCCACGTGGGGCGCGGCCACGTCGTTCGCGTGGATGCTCCACTACGAGATCCTGGACGGCTACGGCAGCCACGAGGTGTTCGACCCCACCGACCTCGCCGCCAACGCCGCGGGCGCCGGGCTCGTGGCCGCGCGCGCTTACGTCCCCGAACTGGAAGCCGCGCGCCTCAAGATCTCCTACTGGCCATCCGGCGACAGTTGCGACGCCACGTGCGACTACGCCGGGCAGACGGCCTGGCTGGCCGTGAACCCGCGCGCCTTCGCGCCAGAGGCCGAGTGGCTGCCGCCGTGGATCAACGTGGCGCTGGGCTACGGCGTGCGCGAAGGCAGCGTCTCCCTCGGCGGCTTCGAAGAGAACCACGTCACGCTCGCGTTGGACTTCGAGCCCGCAGGGCTGCCTCTGGCGGGGCCGGTCTGGGAGGCCGTCCTGCCGTTCTTGCAGCGCGTGCACCTCCCGGCGCCGGGCATCCGGCTCACGCCGCGCCCGAGCTTCGTGCTGGC carries:
- the pyk gene encoding pyruvate kinase translates to MRTRRTKIVCTLGPASDSRDAISALIKAGMDVARMNFSHGSHADHERRIGIVREEAKKQGRVVPILQDLQGPKIRLGAMEEGGALIHAGNTIRLTAQPVAIGTEERVHVSYDALAEEVVQGGRILIDDGNIELKIIDVDGQDVVTEVVIGGVLKTKKGVNLPQIVAARPGMTPKDIEDLAFGLTQDVEFIALSFVRTARDIDNLAQRIRSEGKSVGIIAKVEKPEAVENFDSVLRAADGIMVARGDLGVEIPIQRVPIVQKQLIRGCLQASKPVITATQMLESMMENPRPTRAEATDVANAVLDGTDAVMLSGETAAGKFPARAVEIMDEIVREAESNRRRLGGRQALDSDTADASQITRAISSQAVDLAGAIEARALCCLTHSGSTAREIASHRPDMPIYAFTDSERTVGRMGLTWGTEAVKIPFQEHTDDGIRTIHRRMMEEGLGKAGDHVVVTAGLPLVAVGKTNMVHVTTLGEDWV
- a CDS encoding response regulator, coding for MASTGTPTRILVVDDHAIVRHGLEKLFEAEPDLVVAAEAESSDDALQLIDKQSFDFITVDIGLKKGSGLDLIRHIRARDEKIPILVLSMHQEAYYAERVLRAGAQGYLSKQGDPGAIVPAIRRILGGELYVSPSLADDMVRRTIEGGEGRKAVEDLSDRETEVVRFIGQGLSTREIAEELSLSVKTIESYRANVKRKLGLQSGAELARFCYDWTTNALGLSTGDSPEAL
- a CDS encoding DUF2279 domain-containing protein — encoded protein: MMETPAVADTLRPARGPSTWGTVAVASGAVALGVLETARRTQDDRRLTGPFDVEVEWAYADGADKLGHMISSGVQAEGYAAAYRLAGHSRKSSATWGAATSFAWMLHYEILDGYGSHEVFDPTDLAANAAGAGLVAARAYVPELEAARLKISYWPSGDSCDATCDYAGQTAWLAVNPRAFAPEAEWLPPWINVALGYGVREGSVSLGGFEENHVTLALDFEPAGLPLAGPVWEAVLPFLQRVHLPAPGIRLTPRPSFVLAY